The following are encoded in a window of uncultured Sphaerochaeta sp. genomic DNA:
- the mnmG gene encoding tRNA uridine-5-carboxymethylaminomethyl(34) synthesis enzyme MnmG, giving the protein MDYDAIVVGGGHAGIEASLALSRIGYKTLLITQNLDAIGRLSCNPAIGGLSKGNIVREVDALGGEMAHLIDHSMIQYRILNRRRGPAVQAPRAQADKFTYARLAKETLEREHNLSLFMDTVVDLQLDATGKRLVGVITERRHTISAKVVVLTTGTFMEGRIFIGEYDAPNGRLDEPAAIGLGTNLRKKGFPVGRLKTGTPARVRKSTLDFDKMELQDGEELMMPFSFDYDSINRPQVPCYITWTNEKTHAIIQDNIHRSPLYGGKIVGTGPRYCPSIEDKVVRFPDRDRHQIFVEPEGIGTEEMYLNGISSSLPEDVQWDFVHSIAGLEHAQIMRPAYAVEYDFIDPQALFPSLESKLVENLFIAGQTNGTSGYEEAACQGLMAGINAAQKLKGEDPLVLSRNEAYTGVLIDDLVTMGTKEPYRMFTSRAEYRLNLRHDSCDQRLTEKGFRVGLQTEESLGRLQQKMEKMETVKDLLRQRKVGEKSAIQALKMPEVTMASLQETIPELSAFDEPIRYQVELDVKYEGYINRQERQINRFEKLESLHISQDFNYDALDGLSAEGKEKLKKVMPISVGQASRISGVRNSDIALLIVHLDKGGHRER; this is encoded by the coding sequence ATGGATTATGATGCAATCGTAGTGGGAGGGGGACATGCCGGTATTGAGGCATCCTTGGCTCTCTCCAGAATAGGATACAAGACGCTCTTGATCACCCAGAACCTCGATGCAATCGGGCGTTTGTCGTGTAATCCGGCAATCGGTGGGCTCTCCAAGGGAAATATCGTCAGGGAAGTTGATGCCCTTGGTGGTGAGATGGCCCACCTGATCGACCACTCCATGATACAGTACCGCATACTTAACAGGAGACGCGGTCCTGCTGTACAGGCTCCCCGTGCCCAGGCTGACAAGTTCACCTACGCAAGGCTCGCCAAGGAAACGCTGGAGCGTGAACACAACCTTTCCTTGTTCATGGACACGGTTGTAGACCTTCAGCTCGATGCAACCGGTAAGCGACTTGTGGGGGTAATCACCGAGAGACGGCATACCATCTCTGCAAAGGTGGTCGTTCTTACCACTGGAACCTTCATGGAAGGAAGAATCTTTATAGGAGAGTATGATGCACCCAACGGTCGCTTGGATGAGCCGGCCGCTATTGGACTGGGTACGAATCTCAGGAAAAAGGGTTTTCCGGTTGGGCGTTTGAAGACTGGCACCCCTGCCAGGGTACGCAAGTCCACCTTGGATTTCGACAAGATGGAGTTGCAGGATGGGGAAGAGCTTATGATGCCCTTCAGTTTTGATTATGACAGCATCAACAGACCCCAGGTTCCTTGCTACATCACCTGGACCAATGAGAAAACCCACGCAATCATCCAGGATAATATCCATCGTTCCCCCCTCTATGGTGGGAAGATTGTTGGTACCGGACCACGCTATTGTCCTTCAATTGAGGATAAGGTGGTTCGATTCCCCGATCGTGACAGGCACCAGATTTTCGTGGAACCTGAGGGTATCGGGACAGAGGAGATGTACCTAAACGGTATCTCCTCCTCCCTTCCTGAAGATGTGCAGTGGGACTTTGTCCACAGTATTGCAGGCCTGGAGCATGCCCAGATCATGCGACCAGCCTACGCTGTCGAATATGATTTCATCGACCCCCAAGCCCTATTCCCTTCCTTGGAGAGTAAGCTGGTTGAGAATCTCTTCATTGCAGGACAGACAAATGGTACCAGTGGGTATGAGGAAGCTGCCTGTCAGGGATTGATGGCAGGAATCAATGCAGCGCAGAAGCTCAAGGGGGAAGATCCTCTGGTGCTCAGTCGTAATGAAGCCTACACAGGGGTACTTATTGATGACCTGGTAACCATGGGGACCAAGGAACCCTACCGTATGTTCACCAGCAGAGCAGAGTATCGGCTAAATCTTCGTCATGACAGTTGCGACCAACGTCTTACCGAGAAAGGATTCCGCGTTGGGTTACAGACTGAGGAGAGCCTAGGCCGCCTCCAGCAAAAAATGGAGAAAATGGAAACGGTGAAGGACCTGCTCCGACAGCGTAAGGTGGGCGAGAAGAGTGCAATTCAGGCACTCAAGATGCCTGAAGTCACGATGGCCAGTCTCCAGGAAACAATTCCAGAACTCTCTGCCTTTGATGAGCCGATTCGTTATCAGGTGGAACTCGATGTGAAATATGAAGGCTATATCAACCGTCAGGAGAGACAGATCAACCGATTTGAGAAACTGGAGAGTCTCCATATCAGTCAGGATTTCAATTATGATGCATTGGATGGACTGAGCGCAGAGGGGAAGGAGAAGCTCAAAAAAGTGATGCCGATCTCAGTGGGACAGGCCTCCAGGATAAGCGGTGTTCGCAATAGTGATATTGCCCTCTTGATTGTTCACCTGGACAAGGGAGGGCACCGTGAGCGGTAA